A window from Nevskia ramosa DSM 11499 encodes these proteins:
- a CDS encoding DEAD/DEAH box helicase, which produces MSEPAAEVSVTFRDLALSEPVLSALDAVGYESPSPIQGATIPHLLAGRDVLGQAQTGTGKTAAFALPILSKLDTEQRLPQALVLAPTRELAIQVAEAFQKYAAKIPGFHVLPIYGGQSYGPQLSALKRGVHVVVGTPGRVLDHMKRGTLDLSQIKCLVLDEADEMLRMGFIEDVEFVLKETPPERQVALFSATMPAVIRRIAQTYLKDPAEVTIKSKTSTATNIRQRYWLVSGMQKLDALTRILEAECFDGMIIFARTKAATQELADKLEARGYNVAALNGDMEQRARELTVNRLKDGRLDIVVATDVAARGLDVERISHVFNYDIPTDTESYVHRIGRTGRAGRSGEAILFVAPRERHMLKLIERATRQPITPMELPSVEAVNTQRIARFTQKISDALASGGLEPFRPIIEAFEREKNIPAIEIACALAKLVQGDASLLLDDVQELPKPRSYSVESSPSSYSPPPRREYDRGSSSEGAPPRPARPRPESASAPFERSDRPVRAERPERSERPERRPPSAAAAAPSFAARSEETPRPKRAPREESVPMETFRVEVGHVHGVKPGNIVGAIANEAGVESSFIGRIEIENEYSLVDLPAGMPKEIFRDLQKVWVVGRQLKLSRPGAPPAKTPYEAGAAPRPKAKKPPPRP; this is translated from the coding sequence ATGTCCGAACCGGCTGCTGAAGTTTCCGTCACGTTCCGCGATCTCGCGCTTTCCGAACCGGTGCTTTCTGCGCTCGACGCAGTCGGTTACGAATCTCCTTCGCCGATTCAGGGCGCCACCATTCCGCATCTGCTCGCCGGCCGCGATGTGCTCGGCCAGGCGCAGACCGGTACCGGCAAGACCGCCGCTTTCGCACTGCCGATCCTGTCCAAGCTCGATACCGAGCAGCGTCTGCCGCAGGCCTTGGTGCTGGCGCCGACGCGCGAACTGGCGATCCAGGTTGCCGAAGCCTTCCAGAAATACGCGGCGAAGATTCCGGGCTTCCATGTGCTGCCGATCTACGGCGGCCAGAGCTATGGCCCGCAGCTCTCCGCGCTGAAGCGTGGCGTGCACGTCGTCGTCGGCACACCGGGCCGCGTGCTCGATCACATGAAGCGCGGCACGCTCGATCTGTCGCAGATCAAGTGTCTGGTGCTCGACGAAGCCGATGAAATGCTGCGCATGGGTTTCATCGAGGACGTTGAATTCGTCCTCAAGGAAACGCCGCCGGAACGTCAGGTGGCGCTGTTCTCGGCAACCATGCCGGCGGTCATCCGCCGCATCGCCCAGACCTATCTGAAGGACCCGGCCGAAGTCACGATCAAGTCGAAGACGTCCACTGCGACCAACATCCGCCAGCGCTACTGGCTGGTGTCGGGCATGCAGAAGCTCGATGCGCTGACCCGCATCCTCGAAGCCGAATGCTTCGATGGCATGATCATCTTCGCCCGCACCAAGGCGGCGACCCAGGAACTGGCAGACAAGCTCGAAGCGCGCGGCTACAACGTCGCCGCACTCAACGGCGACATGGAACAGCGCGCCCGCGAGCTGACCGTCAATCGTTTGAAGGACGGCCGCCTCGACATCGTCGTCGCCACCGATGTCGCCGCCCGCGGTCTCGACGTCGAACGCATCAGCCACGTCTTCAACTACGACATCCCGACCGATACCGAGAGCTACGTGCATCGCATCGGCCGCACCGGCCGCGCCGGGCGTTCGGGCGAAGCGATCCTGTTCGTGGCGCCGCGCGAGCGGCACATGCTGAAGCTGATCGAACGCGCCACGCGCCAGCCGATCACGCCGATGGAATTGCCGTCCGTCGAAGCCGTCAACACCCAGCGCATCGCCCGTTTCACGCAGAAGATTTCCGATGCCCTGGCCAGCGGCGGTCTCGAACCATTCCGGCCGATCATCGAAGCCTTCGAGCGCGAGAAGAACATCCCGGCGATCGAGATTGCCTGCGCGCTCGCCAAGCTGGTGCAGGGCGATGCCTCGCTGCTGCTCGACGACGTGCAGGAACTGCCGAAGCCACGCAGCTACAGCGTCGAGTCGTCGCCGTCGAGCTACAGCCCGCCGCCGCGTCGCGAATACGATCGTGGTTCGTCATCCGAAGGTGCGCCGCCGCGCCCGGCGCGTCCGCGTCCGGAATCGGCCAGCGCGCCGTTCGAGCGCAGCGATCGCCCGGTGCGCGCCGAGCGCCCGGAACGCAGCGAGCGTCCCGAGCGTCGTCCGCCATCGGCCGCTGCCGCAGCGCCGTCGTTCGCTGCCCGCAGCGAGGAAACGCCGCGCCCGAAGCGCGCGCCGCGCGAAGAATCGGTGCCGATGGAAACCTTCAGAGTCGAAGTCGGCCATGTGCATGGCGTCAAGCCGGGCAACATCGTCGGCGCGATCGCCAATGAAGCCGGTGTCGAATCGAGCTTCATCGGCCGCATCGAGATCGAGAACGAGTACAGCCTCGTCGATCTGCCGGCCGGCATGCCGAAGGAAATCTTTCGCGACCTGCAGAAGGTCTGGGTCGTCGGCCGCCAGCTGAAGCTGAGCCGGCCGGGCGCACCCCCGGCGAAGACGCCGTACGAAGCGGGTGCTGCGCCGCGCCCGAAAGCGAAGAAGCCGCCGCCGCGCCCCTGA
- a CDS encoding glycine zipper domain-containing protein has translation MFKTFIATALLLGAASSIPASAGNRGNAILGAVIGAAAGVAIGDSVGGRDGAVVGGAVGGLVGASIGNQSGRRNDDRRYDARYDNRYDGRYDNRRYDNRYDGRYERSYQPRYEPRYVEYRGYDRGRDYGRSHRHDRYCND, from the coding sequence ATGTTCAAGACCTTCATCGCAACCGCCTTGCTGCTCGGCGCGGCCTCCAGCATTCCGGCTTCGGCCGGCAACCGTGGCAACGCCATTCTCGGTGCCGTGATCGGTGCTGCGGCCGGTGTCGCCATCGGCGACTCGGTGGGCGGCCGTGATGGTGCGGTGGTCGGCGGTGCCGTCGGCGGCCTGGTTGGCGCGTCGATCGGCAACCAGAGTGGCCGCCGCAATGACGATCGTCGTTACGATGCCCGCTATGACAATCGTTACGACGGCCGTTACGACAACCGTCGCTATGACAACCGGTATGACGGTCGCTACGAGCGCAGCTACCAGCCGCGTTACGAGCCCCGCTATGTCGAGTATCGCGGCTACGATCGTGGCCGGGACTATGGCCGCAGTCATCGCCACGACCGCTACTGCAACGATTGA
- a CDS encoding glycine zipper domain-containing protein, producing MNRKFAAALILGAMLSGTAHAGDTTNAVIGGAIGGGAGAAVGDSVGGRDGAIVGGAVGGALGAGVGANAGSDNDRDDRRRRAERDRHEHHHHDNGKHKGQRKKR from the coding sequence ATGAATCGTAAATTTGCGGCAGCGCTGATCCTTGGCGCCATGCTGTCCGGTACTGCCCACGCGGGTGATACGACCAACGCCGTCATCGGTGGCGCCATCGGCGGTGGTGCCGGTGCCGCGGTCGGCGATTCGGTCGGCGGCCGTGATGGCGCCATCGTCGGCGGTGCGGTGGGTGGCGCGCTCGGCGCCGGTGTCGGCGCCAATGCCGGCTCCGACAACGACCGCGACGATCGTCGTCGCCGGGCCGAGCGGGATCGTCATGAGCATCACCATCATGACAACGGCAAGCACAAGGGGCAGCGCAAGAAGCGCTAG
- a CDS encoding GFA family protein, whose amino-acid sequence MQAGSCLCGSIRYQFDGEVTRIGLCHCAMCRKASGTAFAANAPVPRDQFRLLSGSELLKAYASSPGKKRWFCSNCGSPVYSESASYPELVRIRLGSLDQPVGRTPDYHYLLGAKADWDTTDDELPRFGD is encoded by the coding sequence ATGCAAGCAGGCAGCTGTCTCTGCGGCAGCATCCGCTACCAATTCGATGGCGAGGTCACGCGCATCGGCCTGTGCCATTGCGCGATGTGCCGCAAGGCCAGCGGCACGGCGTTCGCGGCCAACGCACCGGTGCCGCGCGACCAGTTCCGCCTGCTCTCGGGCAGCGAGCTGTTGAAGGCCTACGCCTCCAGTCCGGGCAAGAAGCGCTGGTTCTGCTCGAACTGCGGTTCGCCGGTGTACAGCGAATCGGCGAGCTATCCGGAGCTGGTCCGCATCCGCCTCGGCTCGCTGGACCAGCCGGTCGGCCGGACGCCGGACTATCACTACCTGCTCGGCGCCAAGGCCGACTGGGACACCACCGACGACGAGCTGCCGCGCTTCGGTGACTGA
- a CDS encoding pirin family protein: protein MNSSSSAASSCILDRIAGRTRDLGGFSVKRVLPIAHRKMVGPFIFFDEMGPATFAAGSGMDVRPHPHIGLATVTYLFEGRIRHRDSLGTLQDITPGDVNWMTAGRGIVHSERTHPDDRASGYAVHGIQSWVALPLVDEECAPAFVHHPAASLPAFERDGASLRLIAGHAYGRCSPVEVRSPTFYLAAELPVGTRLTMTDEHEERAVYVVSGAVTIGGERFEPGELAVLVPGAEAIVVADTISRVMLLGGARLPEERHIWWNLVSTRAERIEQGKRDWLDYGQERGKKGPFDQVPEEHEFIPLPAN, encoded by the coding sequence ATGAATTCGTCTTCAAGCGCAGCGTCCAGCTGCATCCTCGACCGCATCGCCGGCCGCACGCGCGATCTCGGTGGTTTCTCGGTCAAGCGCGTGCTGCCGATTGCCCATCGCAAGATGGTCGGCCCGTTCATCTTCTTCGACGAGATGGGCCCGGCGACCTTCGCGGCCGGCAGCGGCATGGACGTGCGGCCGCATCCGCATATCGGCCTGGCCACGGTCACCTATCTGTTCGAAGGCCGCATCCGCCATCGCGACAGCCTCGGCACCCTGCAGGACATCACGCCGGGCGACGTCAACTGGATGACCGCCGGCCGCGGCATCGTCCACTCCGAACGCACCCATCCGGACGATCGCGCCAGCGGCTATGCGGTGCACGGCATCCAGAGCTGGGTCGCGTTGCCGCTGGTCGACGAAGAATGCGCGCCGGCCTTTGTCCATCACCCGGCCGCCAGCCTGCCGGCCTTCGAGCGTGATGGCGCCAGCCTGCGCTTGATCGCCGGTCACGCCTACGGCCGCTGCTCGCCGGTCGAGGTGCGCTCGCCGACGTTCTACCTCGCCGCCGAACTGCCAGTCGGCACCCGACTGACGATGACCGATGAGCACGAAGAGCGCGCCGTCTACGTGGTCAGCGGCGCGGTGACGATTGGCGGCGAGCGCTTCGAACCCGGCGAGCTGGCCGTGCTGGTGCCGGGCGCGGAAGCGATCGTCGTCGCTGACACGATAAGTCGCGTGATGCTGCTCGGCGGTGCCCGCCTGCCCGAGGAGCGCCACATCTGGTGGAACCTGGTGTCGACGCGCGCCGAGCGCATCGAACAGGGCAAGCGCGACTGGCTCGACTATGGCCAGGAACGGGGCAAGAAGGGCCCGTTCGACCAGGTGCCCGAGGAACACGAGTTCATTCCGCTGCCGGCGAACTGA